A genomic stretch from Apium graveolens cultivar Ventura unplaced genomic scaffold, ASM990537v1 ctg7706, whole genome shotgun sequence includes:
- the LOC141704317 gene encoding auxin-induced protein 6B-like has translation MAIRMPLINQAKQMLRRSSLTARHTSSTMSDVPKGYFAVYVGEQEKKRFVIPLSFLNKSSFQNLLSQAEEEYGFHHLNGGLTIPCREDIFLDLTSRLGGL, from the coding sequence ATGGCTATCCGTATGCCTCTTATTAACCAAGCTAAACAAATGCTTCGAAGATCTTCCTTAACTGCCAGGCACACAAGTTCTACAATGTCAGATGTGCCAAAGGGTTATTTTGCAGTCTATGTTGGAGAACAAGAAAAGAAACGATTCGTGAtcccattatcattcttaaacaAATCATCTTTTCAGAACTTGTTAAGTCAAGCCGAGGAAGAATATGGTTTTCATCATCTAAATGGTGGACTTACAATACCATGCAGAGAGGATATTTTTCTTGATCTCACTTCTCGCTTAGGGGGGTTATGA
- the LOC141704316 gene encoding auxin-induced protein 6B-like, whose protein sequence is MAIRMPLINQAKQILRRSSFSARHTGSKWSDVPKGYCAVYVGEQEKKRFVIPLSFLNISSFQNLLSQAEEEYGFNHPNGGLTIPCREDIFLDLTSRLRGL, encoded by the coding sequence ATGGCTATTCGTATGCCTCTTATTAATCAAGCTAAACAAATTCTTCGACGATCTTCCTTCAGTGCCAGGCACACAGGTTCTAAATGGTCAGATGTACCAAAAGGTTATTGTGCAGTCTATGTTGGAGAACAAGAGAAAAAGCGATTCGTgattccattatcattcttaaacatatcttcttttcagaacttgTTAAGTCAAGCCGAGGAAGAATATGGTTTTAATCATCCAAATGGTGGACTTACAATACCATGCAGAGAGGATATATTCCTTGATCTCACTTCTCGTTTACGGGGATTATGA